Genomic DNA from Misgurnus anguillicaudatus chromosome 18, ASM2758022v2, whole genome shotgun sequence:
TTCAAAAAGCACATAAAACCATGAAGATGAGAACATGAAGCAGGTTGGGAAAACAGCCAGAGCAGGGCTCTGCCAGAAAAATTGCAGCTGGACCATTTGCGCAGGCCTGAATGCTGTATACGCCCATGATGATGATTAACAGTCCTGAATTTTTAGGCTCCTCCCGAACCTATGTTAAGAACTACATTTGTGGTGTCTCTCATTATTTTTATAGTACTGTACATACCTGTTGGTGGTTTGACTGTAGGTGATGGTGGCTTTAATGtagctggtggtggtggtttCACTGTAGTTGCAGCTGGTGATTTCAATGTAGTTGATGGTTTCACTGTAGTTGGTGGTTTCACTGTAGTTGGAGGTTTCACTGTAGTTGATGCTGGTGATTTCAATGTAGTTGATGGTTTCACTGTAGTTGGTGGTTTCACTGTAGTTGGAGGTTTCACTGTAGATTTTGATTCTTCTTTGCATTAGATATTAGTGAAATCTCAAGTTCTTAAGTACTGCTCATTCTGTtatatgtaataatattaaattGGGCACAGTATGCGCTTTAAAGCAAAACCATTGTCCTTTAACACTTTAATCGCATCTACCTATACCGCACTAAATGGAGTGCACATGTATTATTATAACGCACCTTAAGGGcaaattcatttaaaacttgacattaggaagttttcCCTGAACTCTGTCAACTCAACTTGCTGTCAGCAGTCTGCCTTCATCCGCGCAAAGTTCTAGTTCTTTTATTTGAAGCAAGACCGtgacagcagcattttaaaccATTATAggtattgtaaaaatatttctgtTTCCTTTGAGGCACTGAATAATGAAATATGTCCATAGGAACGTGTTTGTCATTGAATGTAAGTGGCCAGTAACACACCTGTATGTGAGTTCATAATTTGTGCTCTGCATTAGGCTATGTGTTAATAATAAGCACAATATTTAGCAAATAATTAGAATATAAAAATTGCATGTAAACAGAAGTGAAGTGGTTTGGAATGCAGAAGTGctgcatttatttaaacatcTTTCTGCGATTAAGTCATTACTctgattattggaaataatcgcatCATTGGTGTACATGTAAACGTAGTCATTGATTTATTGTGTACAGTAAGCAATCAATCATACCTTTGCATGGGTTACTGATGTTTATAGGGAGGTTCAGGTCAGTTACATTATATCCAGTCATACACCAGCAATTGTAACTCCCAGCAGTGTTGTTGCAGATTGAGTTTGGACCACAGACCTCAGAAATCTCAACACATTCATTCACATCTTTAAACCAAatgtaaaaatagaaaaaaattacaGACAATTTACAATTATGCAACAACCTTAAGATGACAAGTTTAAAAATCGATGTCTATGCCAGAAAATCATGAAACTAGAAAAGTCCAGAGCCGGTCACAAACATTGGTATCATGGGGATAGaggaatttttttaaacagatcagAATTGGCTGCATGTGTGGACCTGATCaccgtttttttataaatgcagAGTGCAAATGGTGGCTGAAAAGCACAGAAACAGACCCTTGAAATGTCCGCAATTCAAGCATTCAAGAAGTGGTAGCAGCAATATGGCATCCAAAGCTGACAAATTGTTACGACACCTCAAATCTAAAACATCCAGCAGAATTAAGCGTGCTTACTTGGGTAGGACATCCCTATATGAAACTTTAGAAACATACCAATGCATGGGTTTCTTCCACTGATATTTTGAGATAGATCAGTGATGTTATATCCTTCCCAACAAGAGCACGAGTAACTTCCATTGTAATTGTGACAGTAAGCATTCGGCCCGCACACAGATGATGGGTCAAGACATTCATAAATATCTGAAAAAACACCAACAATTGGAATATGAATAGGTCACTATTCAGACAGTACTAACTAACAAATTGTATAAatcttcagctgtcaatcaaacctCTGCATGGGTTACTGATGCTTAAAGGAAGGGTTGGGTCTGTTATATTATATCCACTCATACACCAGCAATTGTAACTCCCATCAGTGTTGTTGCAGATTGAGTTTGGACCACAGATCTCAGGAATCTCATCACATTCATTCACATCTTTATtgcaacaaaaacacaacaatgtTAGCGCACTAACACGAATCACAAAGCATGAATGTAGgagtacaaaaaaatatattaaagaattttttttacttgtgttAAAACCTAGGTCTGACAGCAAAAACTGTCTAGAAATTCAGCTGTCATTCACATCTGTGCATGGGTTACTGATGTTTATAGGGAGGTTCAGGTCTGTTACTTTATATCCACTCCTACAGGAGCAATTGTAACTCCCATCAGTGTTGTTGCAGATTGATTTTGGACCACAGATCTCAGGAATCTTAGCACATTCATCCACATCTTCAAAAACAAACCAACACAAAtacagtaaatatttaaaaacataaaattttgcATCATCCTAAAGACAAGAAGTTCTTAAGTGATCTTTACAAGTCAACATCTGTGCATATCATGAAACCTTATCAAAAACATACCTATGCATGGATTACTGTCACTGATATTTTGATATACATCAATGATGTAATATCCTTCCCAACAAGAACACGAGTAACTTCCATTGTAATTGTGACAGTAAGCGTTTGGCCCACACACTGATGATGGGTCAAGACATTCATAAATAtctggaaaaaaatcaataattggAATATGAAAAGGTCATTGTTTACAACATATTCAGAAAGTAATAAACTAACAAACTGTCCAGCACTTCAGATGTCAATCATACCTCTGCATGGGTTATTGATGTTTATTGGGAGGTTCGGGTCTGTTACATTATATCCACTCATACACCAGCAATCGTAACTCCCATCAGTGTTGTTGCAGATTGAGTTTGGACCACAGACCTCAGGAATCTCATCACATTCATTCACATCTTTATTACAGCAAAGATAATAATGTTAGCACACTAACACGAATCACAAAGCATGAATGTAggagtacaaaaaaaaaaacatattaaagaattttaacaattttacTTGTGTTAAAACCTAGGACTGACAGTAAAAACTGTCTAGAAGTTCAGCTGTCAGTCATACCTGTGCATGGGTTACTGATGTTTATAGGGAGGTTCAGGTCTGTTACTTTATATCCACTCCTACAGGAGCAATTGTAACTCCCATCAGTGTTGTTGCAGATTGAGTTTGGACCACAGACCGGAGGAATATTAACACATTCATCCACATCTTTATCAAAAACAAACCAACACAAAtacagtaaatatttaaaaacataacattttgcATCAACCTAAAGAcaaggggtctcatttataaagcgtttttTACGCACAGATTCGACCTTAGACCGTGCGTACGCTCAAATCCACTCCAAcactcagatttataaaacttgtctttgacgtggaaaagtactTACCTCCACATCAGGTTCCGACTCGACGTACGCACGTTTTCTTGTGGCAGTATTGCAGGTAGGCATATTCGAAACTTTTACAGCGCCAGCATCATCTGTATTAGAGCTTATTGggccaaaaaaaacataacCGAAGCCCCCTACACGTTGTAGCGGCCGACCCGACCGACAATTTAACTGTAATTATAAGCCCGATACCAATTGAAACCAGACAATGTTTTAATAGTGCGCCATGACGTTCTCAGCTACAATTCAGAGTTGTTTGAACTACAGAAATCTGTTCAGAATTTTCTTAATGAACTAATGCAACAAGGACGAAGCATGCAAACTGCGCTGTTGGTTTATTCAGAATAGgaacataataaaaaacatgcaacaaTGATGCACACAGAAAATTAACAAGAAGGAAAGGCATACTacttcaaaataatttaacaaggttttagaatatattttaaacaaaatgtgttgGCCTATTtcgacattttaaaatgtatggcAATTCCGATGCAAAAATGTGTCCATAGGTTCAGGAAATGATTTTCTAGTTCGTCATCTGttcaaaacatataaaacaaatacaGCAAAATTGTTTCGCCGTGTTTAACGCATATGTAAATGTTACAAAACGTGCTTATTAattgaaagtaaaaaaaagaattaaatgattaaaaggACGTGAAAGGAACTACATTTTAAATCCTTGATGTAGCCTACAATAAGGGACATGCGACATTTAAGGATGGGTATTTAAAAAATTCatataaattattcccatgcatcgattttaatgttaaacatctgtaaatccatgcaggaggcatggcaaactgaaacaaaacgtTTAAGACACAAATACTACGTTTacgtgtaaaaaatatatttaaatgggtAACActtacattagttaacattaactaataatgaactgcacttatacagcatttattaatctttgttaatgttaatttcaacaattactaatactttattaaaatcttgttaacgttagttaatgtaCTATGAATGCGAATTCAATTGTTTTAACGTGGACAAAACCTTTATTTCTATTacctaacattaacaaagatgaaaaaATGCTGTAACAAATTAATTGCTCACGGTTGTTCATGTCAGTTCATACAtttatgttaactaatgaaccttattgtaaagtaaagtaaaacaCGTGAATTGAAAGGTCCACTAATTATCACCTTAATCGTGATGTCAATAACGTTTTCATGttagaatttagaaatattaaaaacttaagcaaGCAACAACAAAGATGTTTTTTGACCACTGCCAATGTAGTCAGAGAATTTGGCCTTTgatcatttaatatttatatgctaatgaattaaattaggggCGTTTAGAAGGCGGAGTTCTAAGAGCAATTTtaagatcatttgtgatttataaactgcacatctggaaaagaggcGTACGCAGGTTTTTTGTGCGTACGCTCCTTTTCTATGAATTACACGTATgatcatttcagaaatggtcttagATTAAATGTAGGATAGTTCTTATGTccacttttataaatgaggcccctgaagTTCTTAAGTGATTATTACAAAACAACGTCTGTGCATATCATGAAACCTTATCAAAAACATACCAATGCATGGGTTACTGTCACTAATATTTTGAGATACATCAGTGATCTTATATCCTTCCCAACAAGAGCATGAGTAACTTCCATTGTAATTGTGACAGTAAGCGTTCGGCCCACACACTGATGATGGGTCAAGACATTCATAAATatctgaaaaaacaacaacaattgGAATATGAATAGGTCACTGTTTACAACTTATTCAGACAGTAATAAACTAACAAATTGTATAAAgcttcagctgtcaatcatacCTCTGCATGGGTTAGTGATGTTTATTGGGAGGTTCGGGTCTGTTACATTATATCCACTCATACACCAGCAATCGTAACTCCCATCAGTGTTGTTGCAGATTGAGTTTGGACCACAGATCTCAGGAATCTCATCACATTC
This window encodes:
- the LOC141350294 gene encoding uncharacterized protein is translated as MTDTAELLDSFYYVNECDEIPEICGPNSICNNTDGSYDCWCMSGYNVTDPNLPINITNPCRDIYECLDPSSVCGPNAYCHNYNGSYSCSCWEGYKITDVSQNISDSNPCIDVDECVNIPPVCGPNSICNNTDGSYNCSCRSGYKVTDLNLPINISNPCTDVNECDEIPEVCGPNSICNNTDGSYDCWCMSGYNVTDPNLPININNPCRGMIDI